The following are encoded together in the Mesoterricola sediminis genome:
- a CDS encoding acyl CoA:acetate/3-ketoacid CoA transferase, producing MARVIQPSDIPGLVPDGATLGAAVITLSGWPEAVAIALEAGFLATGHPRALTLAHASGAGDWKTKGTQHFAHPGMIARWIGGHTGLSPAMARMILDGEVQGHCLPQGVICQLWREIAAKRPGVITKTGLGTFVDPRLEGGRMSPATQGDRVRVLELDGEEWLFYPSFPVDVAMIRATTADTDGNLTMEDEGVLLESLPLAQAARNSGGIVIAQVEHLAEAGTLHPKDVRIPGILVDYILVAPPEHHWQAAGTYKNPSFSGNIRIPLGSIPPWPLDERMVIARRAAMELEPGAVVNLGIGVPDAVAMVAAGEGAADLLTLTTELGVIGGVPAGGENFGMSFNPSAFVEHHAQFDWYDGGGLDIAFLGAAEMDRLGNVNVSKFKGRCVGCGGFINITQNAKKVVFCGTFTAGGLRVEVGGGRLRILQEGSGRKFVEHVEQVTFSGAYAAKVGQPALYVTERAVFELRDGRLTLTEIAPGVDLERDVLALMDFRPAIAPGLRTMPEAIFRETWGGLREHITARRNAAAPEPVNARTQEERP from the coding sequence ATGGCCCGCGTCATCCAGCCCAGCGACATTCCCGGCCTCGTGCCCGATGGGGCCACCCTGGGCGCGGCCGTCATCACCCTGTCGGGCTGGCCGGAGGCCGTCGCCATCGCCCTGGAGGCGGGTTTCCTGGCCACCGGGCACCCCCGGGCGCTGACCCTGGCCCATGCCTCCGGGGCCGGGGACTGGAAGACCAAGGGAACCCAGCACTTCGCCCACCCCGGCATGATCGCGCGCTGGATCGGGGGCCACACCGGCCTTTCCCCGGCCATGGCCCGCATGATCCTGGACGGGGAGGTGCAGGGCCACTGCCTGCCCCAGGGCGTCATCTGCCAGCTGTGGCGGGAGATCGCCGCCAAGCGCCCCGGGGTCATCACCAAGACCGGCCTCGGCACCTTCGTGGACCCGCGCCTGGAGGGGGGCCGCATGAGCCCGGCCACCCAGGGGGACCGGGTGCGGGTCCTCGAACTCGACGGGGAGGAGTGGCTCTTCTATCCCAGCTTCCCCGTGGACGTGGCCATGATCCGGGCCACCACGGCCGACACGGACGGCAACCTCACCATGGAGGACGAGGGGGTGCTCCTGGAGAGCCTGCCCCTGGCCCAGGCGGCCCGCAACAGCGGCGGCATCGTCATCGCCCAGGTGGAGCACCTGGCCGAGGCCGGCACCCTCCACCCCAAGGACGTGCGCATCCCCGGCATCCTGGTGGACTACATCCTGGTCGCCCCGCCCGAGCACCACTGGCAGGCCGCGGGCACCTACAAGAACCCCAGCTTCTCCGGGAACATCCGGATCCCCCTGGGCTCCATCCCCCCCTGGCCCCTGGACGAGCGGATGGTGATCGCGCGCCGCGCCGCCATGGAGCTCGAGCCGGGCGCCGTGGTCAACCTGGGCATCGGGGTGCCCGACGCGGTGGCCATGGTCGCCGCCGGGGAAGGCGCGGCGGACCTGCTGACCCTGACCACGGAGCTCGGGGTCATCGGCGGAGTGCCCGCCGGCGGCGAGAACTTCGGCATGTCCTTCAACCCCAGCGCCTTCGTCGAGCACCACGCCCAGTTCGACTGGTACGACGGCGGCGGCCTGGACATCGCCTTCCTGGGCGCGGCCGAGATGGACCGCCTCGGGAACGTCAACGTCAGCAAGTTCAAGGGCCGCTGCGTCGGCTGCGGCGGCTTCATCAACATCACCCAGAACGCGAAGAAAGTGGTCTTCTGCGGCACCTTCACCGCCGGAGGCCTCCGCGTGGAGGTGGGCGGGGGTCGGCTCCGCATCCTCCAGGAAGGCTCCGGCCGCAAGTTCGTCGAGCACGTCGAGCAGGTGACCTTCAGCGGCGCCTACGCGGCGAAGGTGGGCCAGCCGGCCCTCTACGTCACCGAGCGCGCCGTCTTCGAGCTCCGGGACGGGCGCCTCACCCTCACCGAGATCGCGCCCGGCGTGGACCTGGAGCGGGACGTCCTCGCCCTGATGGACTTCCGCCCCGCCATCGCGCCCGGGCTCCGCACCATGCCCGAAGCCATCTTCCGGGAGACCTGGGGAGGTCTCCGCGAACACATCACGGCCCGCCGGAACGCCGCGGCGCCGGAACCCGTCAACGCCCGAACCCAGGAGGAACGTCCATGA
- a CDS encoding MaoC family dehydratase, translating to MTETATLPAFEVGQSYACEQVIDDRLVREFAALSGDRNPIHLDDAVAARSRFGQRVAHGVILLGIISRILGMEMPGLGTVYLGQTCNFKLPVHIGDTVRAEVTIKELLPKSIATLTTVVTKQTGEVVFEGEAQVKLPGWLFKA from the coding sequence ATGACCGAAACCGCCACCCTCCCCGCCTTCGAGGTCGGCCAGAGCTACGCCTGCGAGCAGGTCATCGACGACAGGCTCGTCCGCGAGTTCGCGGCCCTCAGCGGCGACCGCAACCCCATCCACCTCGACGACGCCGTCGCCGCCCGCAGCCGCTTCGGCCAGCGCGTCGCCCACGGCGTCATCCTGCTCGGCATCATCAGCCGCATCCTCGGCATGGAGATGCCCGGCCTGGGCACCGTCTACCTCGGCCAGACCTGCAACTTCAAGCTGCCCGTCCACATCGGCGACACGGTGCGGGCCGAGGTGACCATCAAGGAGCTCCTGCCCAAGAGCATCGCCACCCTGACCACGGTGGTGACCAAGCAGACCGGCGAGGTCGTCTTCGAGGGCGAGGCCCAGGTCAAGCTCCCCGGCTGGCTCTTCAAGGCCTGA
- a CDS encoding ferredoxin family protein, producing the protein MTLKRLTPEEALGLDRFNVDEGNPHILLDKARCASCPDRPCLWACPARLYRLKDGEVQFDCAGCLECGTCRVVCTHGGLVSWSHPGATFGVTFRCS; encoded by the coding sequence ATGACCCTCAAGCGACTCACTCCCGAGGAGGCCCTCGGCCTCGACCGGTTCAACGTGGACGAAGGCAACCCCCACATCCTCCTGGACAAGGCGCGCTGCGCGTCCTGCCCGGACCGCCCCTGCCTCTGGGCCTGCCCCGCCCGGCTCTACCGCCTCAAGGACGGCGAGGTGCAGTTCGACTGCGCCGGCTGCCTCGAATGCGGGACCTGCCGCGTGGTCTGCACCCACGGAGGCCTCGTCTCCTGGAGCCATCCCGGCGCCACCTTCGGCGTCACCTTCCGCTGCAGCTAG
- a CDS encoding electron transfer flavoprotein subunit beta/FixA family protein: MPQILVCFKWVLDEQDIKIRPEDLSLDTSRAKGKISDFDRNALEAAAQLVEAQGGRVDALTFGGPAVKNALKDVLSRGADQVLWIADPLAERADARVTAQVLAAAIRKHGPYDLILCGEGSSDAFNQQLPVRLAALLGLPCVSFAQALTVAGDRLRATRKLGDCVEEVETALPAVASVLSEMNKPRIPTLKQVLGAAKKPNQEVKLAELGLTPGQLEPRAVRVGAKGFVMNRKNILFKEPDAAANVARLAASLAAEGMC, encoded by the coding sequence ATGCCCCAGATCCTCGTCTGTTTCAAATGGGTCCTGGATGAGCAGGACATCAAGATCCGCCCGGAGGACCTGAGCCTGGACACCAGCCGGGCCAAGGGGAAGATCAGCGACTTCGACCGCAATGCCCTGGAGGCCGCGGCCCAGCTCGTGGAGGCCCAGGGCGGCCGGGTGGATGCCCTCACCTTCGGGGGGCCCGCCGTGAAGAACGCCCTCAAGGACGTCCTCTCCCGGGGCGCCGACCAGGTGCTCTGGATCGCGGATCCCCTGGCGGAGCGGGCCGACGCCCGCGTCACCGCCCAGGTCCTGGCGGCGGCCATCCGCAAGCACGGTCCCTACGACCTGATCCTCTGCGGCGAAGGCAGCTCCGACGCTTTCAACCAGCAGTTGCCCGTCCGCCTTGCGGCGCTCCTGGGCCTCCCCTGCGTGAGCTTCGCCCAGGCCCTGACCGTGGCGGGGGACCGCCTCCGGGCCACCCGCAAGCTGGGCGACTGCGTCGAGGAGGTGGAGACCGCCCTCCCCGCCGTCGCCAGCGTGCTCAGCGAAATGAACAAGCCCCGCATCCCCACCCTCAAGCAGGTCCTGGGGGCGGCCAAGAAGCCCAACCAGGAGGTGAAGCTGGCGGAGCTGGGGCTGACCCCCGGCCAGCTCGAGCCCCGGGCCGTGCGGGTGGGGGCCAAGGGGTTCGTGATGAACCGCAAGAACATCCTTTTCAAGGAACCCGACGCCGCGGCCAACGTCGCGCGGCTCGCAGCCAGCCTGGCTGCGGAAGGCATGTGCTGA
- a CDS encoding LysR substrate-binding domain-containing protein, whose translation MELRLLRYFAAVAEELNVTRAAERLHTAQPNLSQQVRRLEELVGAPLFHRDKHRLQLSEAGRALLPAAKAILASVDMALEQARAAARREVSRIVLGIIPGPEGMVLSRIAPLIKGQSPGAHLIVRTMTGPEIVQALLRREITAGFLRGPIDHAELTGGLFMHEEVRVVLPEAWDLARLPRIPVKALAGLPHIPISPAVAPAVHQVALDIQARAGVTFTESFCSENVLTSLNAVSAGLGFCFFANYVEDIVPKGVVTRPLDLDPAPTLDLIFARRRDDHSPALAILEELVETQA comes from the coding sequence ATGGAACTCCGCCTCCTCCGCTACTTCGCGGCCGTCGCCGAAGAACTGAACGTCACCCGCGCCGCGGAGCGCCTGCACACGGCCCAGCCCAACCTGAGCCAGCAGGTGCGGCGGCTGGAGGAGCTCGTCGGGGCGCCCCTCTTCCACCGCGACAAGCACCGGCTCCAGCTTTCGGAGGCGGGCAGGGCCCTCCTGCCCGCCGCCAAGGCCATCCTCGCGTCGGTGGACATGGCCCTCGAGCAGGCCCGGGCCGCGGCCCGGCGCGAGGTGAGCCGCATCGTGCTGGGCATCATCCCGGGCCCCGAGGGCATGGTGCTCTCCAGGATCGCGCCCCTCATCAAGGGCCAGTCCCCCGGGGCCCACCTCATCGTCCGCACCATGACCGGGCCCGAGATCGTCCAGGCCCTCCTGCGCCGGGAGATCACCGCGGGCTTCCTCCGGGGGCCCATCGACCACGCGGAGCTCACGGGCGGCCTCTTCATGCACGAGGAGGTCCGCGTCGTGCTGCCCGAGGCCTGGGACCTCGCGCGCCTGCCGCGCATCCCCGTCAAGGCCCTGGCGGGCCTGCCCCACATCCCCATCTCCCCGGCCGTGGCGCCCGCGGTGCACCAGGTCGCCCTGGACATCCAGGCCCGGGCCGGCGTGACCTTCACCGAATCCTTCTGCTCCGAGAACGTCCTCACCTCCCTGAACGCCGTCTCCGCGGGCCTCGGCTTCTGCTTCTTCGCAAACTACGTCGAGGACATCGTCCCCAAGGGCGTCGTCACCCGCCCCCTGGACCTGGACCCCGCGCCCACCCTCGACCTCATCTTCGCCCGGCGGCGCGACGACCACAGCCCCGCGTTGGCCATCCTCGAGGAGCTGGTGGAGACCCAGGCCTGA
- a CDS encoding sigma-54 interaction domain-containing protein — MPKPLPIFQDFPLLKQQAAQQFFACFDELAEGCLVVDQDVRVVMISERYAANLGVEPSDVLGREIETFLPNSLMRQVVVTGKPILLEIFEAGGHALVVTRMPVRGEDGRVVGAMAFALYSDLEPLKPFVDRYGQLQAELAHARRRLAEARRSKYTFSSFLGTSPQAMETKRLARRAALLQAPVLLRGETGTGKELVAHAIHAGGPRADRPFVAVNVAAIPETLLEAEFFGVAPGAYTGAERKPRPGKFELADGGTLFLDEIGDMPPSLQSKLLRVLQDQEFEPLGSNRVLKVDVRIIAATSRNLEAMIREGRFRRDLFYRLNVLTIALPPLRERIGDLPTLCEHLLERIGHREGAPARDLGPDALEILAARAWPGNVRELENVLEQAMLASDAHTLGAADFAGLPPEAPAPAPAGSVADAERRELEAAIAAASGNYAEAARRLGIGRTTLYRRMARLGLEVRR, encoded by the coding sequence GTGCCCAAGCCCCTGCCGATCTTCCAGGACTTCCCCCTGCTCAAGCAGCAGGCCGCGCAGCAGTTCTTCGCGTGCTTCGACGAGCTCGCGGAGGGCTGCCTCGTGGTGGACCAGGACGTGCGCGTGGTGATGATCAGCGAGCGCTACGCCGCCAACCTCGGCGTGGAGCCGTCCGACGTGCTGGGCCGCGAGATCGAGACCTTCCTGCCCAACAGCCTCATGCGCCAGGTGGTGGTCACGGGCAAGCCCATCCTCCTCGAGATCTTCGAGGCCGGCGGCCACGCCCTCGTCGTCACGCGCATGCCGGTGCGCGGCGAGGACGGCCGGGTGGTGGGCGCCATGGCCTTCGCCCTCTACAGCGACCTGGAGCCCCTCAAGCCCTTCGTGGACCGCTACGGCCAGCTCCAGGCCGAACTGGCCCACGCCCGGCGGCGGCTCGCGGAGGCGCGGCGCTCCAAGTACACCTTCTCCTCCTTCCTGGGCACGAGCCCCCAGGCCATGGAGACAAAGCGCCTGGCGCGCAGGGCCGCCCTCCTCCAGGCGCCGGTGCTCCTGCGGGGCGAGACGGGCACGGGCAAGGAACTGGTGGCCCATGCCATCCACGCCGGGGGTCCCCGCGCGGACCGCCCCTTCGTAGCCGTGAACGTGGCCGCGATCCCCGAGACGCTCCTGGAGGCCGAGTTCTTCGGCGTGGCCCCGGGGGCCTACACCGGGGCGGAGCGCAAGCCCCGTCCGGGGAAGTTCGAGCTGGCCGACGGCGGCACCCTCTTCCTGGACGAGATCGGCGACATGCCGCCGTCCCTGCAGTCCAAGCTCCTGCGCGTCCTCCAGGACCAGGAATTCGAGCCGCTGGGCTCCAACCGGGTGCTCAAGGTGGACGTGCGCATCATCGCCGCCACGAGCCGGAACCTGGAGGCCATGATCCGGGAGGGGCGCTTCCGGCGCGACCTCTTCTACCGCCTCAATGTCCTCACCATCGCCCTGCCGCCCCTGCGGGAGCGCATCGGCGACCTGCCGACCCTCTGCGAGCACCTCCTGGAGCGCATCGGGCACCGGGAAGGGGCGCCGGCCCGGGACCTGGGGCCGGACGCGCTCGAGATCCTCGCCGCCCGGGCCTGGCCGGGCAACGTGCGCGAACTGGAGAACGTCCTGGAGCAGGCCATGCTGGCCTCGGACGCGCACACCCTCGGCGCCGCCGACTTCGCCGGCCTTCCCCCCGAAGCGCCGGCCCCGGCCCCCGCCGGGAGCGTGGCCGACGCCGAGCGGCGGGAGCTCGAGGCCGCCATCGCCGCGGCCTCCGGGAACTACGCCGAGGCCGCCCGCCGCCTGGGCATCGGCCGCACGACCCTCTACCGCCGCATGGCCCGGCTGGGCCTGGAGGTCAGGCGGTAG
- a CDS encoding acyl-CoA dehydrogenase family protein — protein sequence MDFLLTEEQQLIGQAAREFAREALDPLAAALDHDGAYPAAAVEALAGQDFLGLFLPGAYGGAEAGFVSLVEVLEALAGSSAAVAAILAGHALAAYAVDRWGTEPQKRTWLPRLAKGEVLGAAALGEHGPNPLMAVQHPEGWVLNGTKGYVRNAGPAGLIVVAAATGEKTTSLFLVEAGAAGLEVGTPAEPMGLRGCPVADLAFSDVVLAETALLGAPDGGAALLADLAALAALVHGAQTVGIGSAAVAHAAAYAKTRVQFGRPIAALEAIQTLLAEAATDCHLGRLALRSAARLLDEGQPFQVEAAMAQQFLGRMGSRILQDTVQVEGGFGYSEFMPLPRLFRDIAGTTLRDAPADLPEAVIAASLLA from the coding sequence ATGGACTTCCTCCTCACTGAAGAACAGCAGCTCATCGGCCAGGCCGCGCGCGAATTCGCCCGCGAAGCCCTCGACCCCCTCGCCGCCGCCCTCGACCACGACGGCGCCTACCCCGCCGCCGCGGTGGAGGCCCTCGCGGGCCAGGACTTCCTCGGCCTCTTCCTGCCGGGCGCCTACGGGGGCGCCGAGGCGGGCTTCGTGAGCCTCGTGGAGGTGCTCGAGGCCCTCGCCGGCTCCAGCGCCGCGGTCGCGGCCATCCTGGCCGGCCACGCCCTGGCCGCCTACGCCGTGGACCGGTGGGGCACCGAGCCCCAGAAGCGGACCTGGCTCCCCCGCCTCGCCAAGGGCGAGGTCCTGGGCGCCGCCGCCCTGGGCGAGCACGGCCCGAACCCGCTGATGGCCGTGCAGCACCCCGAGGGCTGGGTCCTCAACGGCACGAAAGGCTATGTCCGCAACGCGGGCCCCGCGGGCCTGATCGTCGTGGCCGCGGCCACGGGCGAGAAGACCACCTCCCTCTTCCTCGTCGAGGCGGGCGCGGCCGGCCTCGAGGTGGGGACCCCCGCCGAGCCCATGGGCCTCCGGGGCTGCCCCGTGGCCGACCTGGCCTTCTCGGATGTCGTCCTGGCCGAGACCGCCCTCCTGGGCGCCCCGGACGGGGGCGCGGCCCTCCTCGCCGACCTGGCGGCCCTCGCGGCCCTGGTCCATGGGGCCCAGACGGTGGGCATCGGTTCGGCCGCCGTGGCCCACGCCGCCGCCTACGCCAAGACCCGCGTCCAGTTCGGCCGGCCCATCGCCGCCCTGGAAGCCATCCAGACCCTCCTGGCCGAAGCGGCCACCGATTGCCACCTGGGTCGTCTGGCCCTCCGCAGCGCCGCCCGGCTCCTTGACGAGGGCCAGCCCTTCCAGGTCGAAGCGGCCATGGCCCAGCAGTTCCTCGGCCGCATGGGCTCCCGCATCCTCCAGGACACCGTCCAGGTGGAGGGGGGCTTCGGCTACTCGGAATTCATGCCCCTGCCCCGCCTGTTCCGCGACATCGCCGGCACCACCCTCCGGGATGCGCCCGCCGACCTGCCCGAGGCCGTCATCGCGGCCTCCCTGCTGGCCTGA
- a CDS encoding acyl-CoA dehydrogenase family protein: MTLLTPDHLRVKEEARAFAAAHIIPRAAEHDRSGEFHPWLLEAASASRIFSMAVPRELGGLDYDALTQALVLEEWGYACAGMGTTLAASVLAQDSVLVAGTEEQKRRFFEPILAGGIGAFGLTEPNAGSDAGSGKSTAIKDGDDYILNGSKCWITNGGFASVFVIYALTDPAKGMKGLSAFIVEKGRPGFTIGTVDHKLGIRSSNTVELLFKDVRIPAANLLGKEGEGMKIAMKTLDMARPAIAALSVGLAQRALDACVEHLHHRYPDPRRQPGQNLQFKLADMRIEIEAARQLLHHTMLLRDAGAPYSVESAMAKTNCADVAMRVTSQAVQLMGSYGYTSELSKYMRDAKIMQIYEGTNQIQRLVISRAVLAPAPAAAQKGGH, encoded by the coding sequence ATGACCCTGCTCACCCCCGACCACCTGCGCGTGAAGGAGGAGGCGAGAGCCTTCGCCGCCGCGCACATCATCCCCCGCGCCGCCGAGCACGACCGCTCCGGCGAGTTCCACCCGTGGCTGCTCGAGGCCGCCTCGGCCAGCCGCATCTTCTCGATGGCCGTCCCCCGCGAGCTGGGCGGCCTGGACTACGACGCCCTCACCCAGGCCCTGGTCCTGGAGGAGTGGGGCTACGCCTGCGCCGGCATGGGGACCACCCTCGCCGCCAGCGTCCTGGCCCAGGACTCCGTCCTCGTGGCGGGCACGGAGGAGCAGAAGCGGCGGTTCTTCGAGCCCATCCTCGCCGGGGGCATCGGGGCCTTCGGCCTGACCGAGCCCAATGCCGGCAGCGACGCCGGCAGCGGCAAGTCCACGGCCATCAAGGACGGGGACGACTACATCCTCAACGGCAGCAAGTGCTGGATCACGAACGGCGGCTTCGCCTCCGTCTTCGTCATCTACGCCCTCACCGACCCCGCCAAGGGCATGAAGGGCCTGAGCGCCTTCATCGTGGAGAAGGGCCGCCCCGGGTTCACCATCGGCACCGTCGACCACAAGCTCGGCATCCGCAGCTCGAACACCGTCGAGCTGCTCTTCAAGGACGTGCGCATCCCCGCCGCCAACCTGCTCGGCAAGGAGGGGGAGGGCATGAAGATCGCCATGAAGACCCTCGACATGGCCCGCCCGGCCATCGCGGCCCTCAGCGTGGGCCTCGCCCAGCGCGCCCTGGACGCCTGCGTCGAGCACCTCCACCACCGCTACCCGGACCCCCGGCGCCAGCCCGGCCAGAACCTCCAGTTCAAGCTGGCCGACATGAGGATCGAGATCGAGGCGGCGCGCCAGCTGCTCCACCACACCATGCTCCTGCGCGACGCGGGCGCCCCCTACTCCGTGGAATCGGCCATGGCCAAGACCAACTGCGCCGACGTGGCGATGCGCGTCACGAGCCAGGCCGTGCAGCTCATGGGCTCGTACGGCTACACCAGCGAACTCTCCAAGTACATGCGCGACGCCAAGATCATGCAGATCTACGAAGGCACCAACCAGATCCAGCGGCTCGTCATCTCCCGCGCGGTGCTCGCTCCCGCGCCTGCCGCCGCCCAGAAAGGGGGCCACTGA
- a CDS encoding FAD-dependent oxidoreductase, which yields MADESFDAIVVGAGPAGCACAYSLARFGRNVLLLERGDAPGAKNVSGGRLYTYALDLVDPGLRARAPLQRKIIREQVMLLDARRALTVDFHDPAFGDEAPNAYSVVRASLDAWFAGEAEAAGAMVASGVKVDGLLEEGGRIVGIRAGEDEMRADVVIAADGVNAVLGRQAGLFPDVQARAVGLGLKETLELPDDVIDARFGVGPEEGAARVAVGCTAGMAGGAFLYTNRGSLSLGLVVNPEQAGRSGRPVQELLQDLKTHPAIAPLVAGATPVEFGAHLVPELGHDGVPERLHREGLLVVGDAAQFGINTGLIIRGMDLAIVSGLAAAQAVIASPKASQCGEAYMRRLEELSLLPSLEAYRRFHRLFEIGRIFREYPAMAGDIMQFLFKVDGTVPPPMVRRIRQLVKARVPFGQLARDAWKGFRSL from the coding sequence ATGGCAGATGAATCCTTCGACGCCATCGTGGTGGGGGCAGGTCCGGCCGGTTGTGCCTGCGCCTATTCCCTCGCCCGTTTTGGCCGGAACGTGCTCCTCCTGGAGCGCGGCGACGCCCCCGGCGCCAAGAACGTCAGCGGCGGCCGGCTCTACACCTATGCGCTCGACCTGGTGGACCCCGGGCTCCGCGCCCGGGCCCCCCTCCAGCGCAAGATCATCCGGGAGCAGGTCATGCTCCTGGATGCGCGGCGGGCCCTCACCGTGGACTTCCACGACCCGGCCTTCGGGGACGAGGCCCCCAACGCCTACAGCGTCGTCCGTGCTTCCTTGGACGCCTGGTTTGCCGGGGAGGCCGAGGCGGCCGGGGCCATGGTGGCCTCGGGCGTCAAGGTGGACGGCCTCCTGGAGGAGGGCGGCCGCATCGTGGGGATCCGCGCCGGCGAGGACGAGATGCGGGCCGACGTGGTCATCGCCGCGGACGGCGTCAACGCCGTCCTCGGACGCCAGGCCGGGCTCTTCCCCGATGTCCAGGCCCGCGCCGTGGGCCTGGGCCTCAAGGAGACCCTGGAACTGCCGGACGATGTCATCGACGCCCGGTTCGGCGTTGGGCCGGAAGAAGGGGCGGCCCGGGTGGCCGTGGGCTGCACCGCCGGCATGGCCGGAGGCGCCTTCCTCTACACCAACCGGGGCAGCCTCTCCCTGGGCCTGGTGGTGAATCCCGAGCAGGCCGGCAGGAGCGGCCGCCCCGTCCAGGAGCTGCTCCAGGACCTCAAGACCCACCCCGCCATCGCCCCCCTCGTGGCGGGCGCCACCCCCGTGGAGTTCGGCGCCCACCTCGTGCCCGAACTGGGCCACGACGGGGTCCCGGAGCGGCTCCACCGCGAGGGCCTCCTCGTCGTGGGGGACGCCGCGCAGTTCGGCATCAACACGGGCCTCATCATCCGGGGCATGGACCTGGCCATCGTCAGCGGCCTCGCGGCGGCCCAGGCCGTCATCGCGTCCCCGAAGGCTTCCCAGTGCGGCGAGGCCTACATGCGGCGGCTGGAGGAACTCTCCCTCCTGCCCTCCCTCGAGGCCTACCGCCGCTTCCACCGCCTCTTCGAGATCGGCCGCATCTTCCGGGAATACCCGGCGATGGCGGGCGACATCATGCAGTTCCTGTTCAAGGTGGACGGCACCGTGCCGCCCCCCATGGTCCGGCGGATCCGCCAGCTCGTGAAGGCGCGCGTGCCCTTCGGCCAGCTGGCGCGCGACGCCTGGAAGGGGTTCCGCAGCCTATGA
- a CDS encoding electron transfer flavoprotein subunit alpha/FixB family protein produces the protein MAGIFVYSEDLALAGQLLTPALDLKRSLGQPVVALTADAASAAALAALGPDRVLVLEAGPASPEALAPALADLLQREGAQVVLVGGTLRGKHVAAHLAAVLDAGLASDAKALAPAEGGLGVQRILYGGLAVSEEVLAYPAVVTVQARTFLPPPPSAAEVAIAPQAVLADARVQVTRVEQAAREGVDIAASQRLVAVGRGFRTREDLDLAAGLAGALQADLACTRGIAEDEHWLPIERYIGISGQTVKPELYVAAGLSGQVQHLVGCREAKVIVAINSDERAPIFEAADYGIVGDLYQVLPLLTAALAR, from the coding sequence ATGGCAGGCATTTTCGTCTATTCCGAAGACCTGGCCCTCGCCGGCCAACTCCTCACCCCCGCCCTGGACCTGAAGCGCAGCCTGGGCCAGCCCGTGGTCGCCCTCACGGCCGATGCGGCCTCCGCCGCGGCCCTCGCCGCCCTGGGCCCGGACCGCGTCCTGGTGCTGGAGGCGGGCCCGGCCTCCCCCGAGGCCCTGGCGCCGGCCCTGGCCGACCTCCTCCAGCGCGAAGGGGCCCAGGTGGTCCTGGTGGGCGGCACCCTCCGGGGCAAGCACGTGGCCGCCCACCTCGCGGCCGTCCTGGACGCGGGCCTGGCCAGCGACGCCAAGGCCCTCGCGCCGGCGGAAGGGGGCCTGGGCGTCCAGCGGATCCTCTACGGCGGCCTCGCCGTCTCCGAGGAGGTGCTGGCCTACCCGGCCGTCGTGACCGTCCAGGCGCGGACCTTCCTTCCCCCGCCCCCCTCCGCCGCCGAGGTGGCCATCGCGCCCCAGGCCGTCCTGGCGGACGCCCGGGTCCAGGTGACCCGGGTGGAGCAGGCCGCCCGGGAGGGGGTCGACATCGCCGCCTCCCAGCGCCTCGTGGCCGTGGGCCGCGGGTTCCGCACCCGGGAGGACCTGGACCTCGCCGCCGGCCTCGCCGGCGCCCTCCAGGCCGACCTGGCCTGCACCCGGGGCATCGCGGAGGATGAGCACTGGCTCCCCATCGAGCGCTACATCGGGATCAGCGGCCAGACCGTGAAGCCCGAGCTCTATGTGGCCGCCGGCCTTTCCGGCCAGGTCCAGCACCTGGTGGGCTGCCGGGAGGCCAAGGTCATCGTCGCCATCAACAGCGACGAGCGGGCCCCCATTTTCGAGGCGGCGGACTACGGCATCGTGGGGGACCTCTACCAGGTCCTCCCCCTGCTCACCGCCGCCCTGGCCCGGTGA